A portion of the Psilocybe cubensis strain MGC-MH-2018 chromosome 10, whole genome shotgun sequence genome contains these proteins:
- a CDS encoding Tuberous sclerosis 2 protein-like protein (Tuberous sclerosis 2 protein homolog) yields MLLRVHLRLASRNVDGTPFTIPLGHPGDAPTPILRTISSLLSRDHSRALNPLLSTILIHVAEHLTDEDTARLPFLMTDQNDLSPISPDWLVHWKQLLSNETLVSPDRPQTRRAIMDTLHSVYEDVKDMTSYRRPLGDLVWEFCGGLVGQPGGQSDDADIMWKLIGEEIVLRSDEQDEDDTEGAEAITKFLQLLVSVASERTQDDDDSLDTASNYTADTHSPATITATGQLSNTPSATRTHSELPSVMSLLSSLAAGGSTSRSQSVQPPTQSQEEAKDDSQAPSPLVPASNLIPRDVSAISALVEIFSQLVFTPFSLQHKNLLLAIRVYHMLLSVIIDGQSVRARLTALQFLMHIRADRDHSLYFVSTNYDPNGLVASLGALINRTGSELRSGAERGPDDAAAGLEASDIRRARARFPQERAGRQISRGRGAGIPSRSEPSRSRSRNAPPPPPPVKPLESLWSIPETMPFTVYGPDSPSEVLVSYDPEGPDRILVLPISQYLLMINGILEKESSWEILSYVLCHLPVQLANKHLFCGPKSRAAISKMLSIICTGILNGDLGSYIDQWPTGLKSRDAHGLAYQTLSVLVSYRRCFDLQQRHLLVEVFQAGLNGQLATIKCCLHALSLSAFELQPSMTRCLSRILEKLSQIMSNPNMAVHILGFLSIIGSLPSLYANFTEMDFKMVFGVALQYLQHYNRLNSSPTMSWALSQHVRVLSYSAVYIWFLALKLPDRPRHIRYITRQLLLANEGNIEVDEPTEVCFDWLARYTYASADPRPANSVFSDIVLNPSKTTSEMDGTEKTWLMGNSLVTIRALPRSGWVEVLSRRPSGFSRFVCRVENIPMVGPGDVEPDLLSIPAGLIMERDPSHIMSEGDSPDTDEPSREQIRVAALSETGQSTANVVPQPDPITGYVWSGTAPSQRRKQIGIDPSFLILQLSPFPDGKTEPFAKRVTDSTAIAKFVSTLDRIPVIDTHKVGIMYVAPGQSDETEILRNIHGSPAYTRFLEGIGRLIDLRGQKDVYAGGLDPDEDGDYAYAWWDDIGQILYHTATMMPTNEHDPKCNNKKRHIGNDYVRIVWNDSALPYRFDTLKTQFQFVNIVIEPHSLGSIAAFAKDSHEIEYFKVTMQLAPGMTEFAPVGHFKLISADNLPLLVRQLSLLADWFATIFSQTQMDTVRTETKTNWHARLDAIRRFKNQQPPPQEEETLADSVDGVMGQESLRDFTTSF; encoded by the exons ATGTTGCTTAGAGTTCATCTCCGGTTGGCGTCTAGAAATGTCGATGGCACTCCCTTCACCATACCCCTCGGTCATCCTGGGGACGCGCCCACGCCCATCCTTCGAACGATTTCGTCATTACTATCCCGTGATCACTCCAGAGCATTGAATCCTCTTCTTTCAACAATTCTGATCCACGTTGCTGAACATCTGACCGATGAGGACACTGCCCGCCTGCCATTTCTCATGACCGACCAAAATGATCTGTCTCCCATTTCACCAGACTGGCTTGTTCATTGGAAACAACTTTTGTCTAATGAGACACTAGTCAGTCCGGACCGTCCACAAACCCGGCGGGCCATCATGGACACATTGCACTCTGTTTATGAAGACGTCAAGGATATGACAAGCTACCGAAGACCTTTGGGTGATTTGGTATGGGAATTTTGTGGGGGTTTGGTCGGCCAACCCGGAGGCCAGAGCGACGATGCTGATATCATGTGGAAACTCATAGGTGAAGAAATCGTTCTGAGGAGCGATGAgcaggatgaggatgatacAGAAGGAGCGGAAGCAATAACAAAGTTTTTGCAATTGCTGGTCTCCGTCGCGTCAGAGAGAACgcaagatgacgatgatagCTTGGACACTGCTTCAAATTATACAGCAGACACTCACTCGCCTGCTACTATAACTGCTACTGGACAATTGTCCAATACTCCTAGTGCGACAAGGACACATTCGGAGTTGCCGTCGGTAATGTCTCTTTTGTCGTCGTTAGCTGCAGGAGGCAGTACCTCGCGTTCTCAATCAGTTCAACCTCCCACCCAGTCACAGGAAGAGGCCAAAGATGATTCTCAGGCTCCATCACCATTAGTGCCAGCTTCCAACTTGATTCCCCGCGATGTCTCAGCCATATCTGCCCTCGTCGAAATCTTCAGTCAGCTCGTCTTTACGCCATTCTCATTGCAGCACAAAAATTTGCTACTCGCTATCCGTGTGTATCATATGCTGCTCTCAGTTATCATTGATGGCCAGTCTGTGCGCGCTCGCCTTACTGCCTTACAATTCCTCATGCACATTCGAGCCGATCGGGATCATAGTCTGTACTTTGTCAGCACCAACTACGATCCAAACGGCTTAGTCGCGTCTCTTGGTGCACTGATAAACCGTACAGGCTCAGAGTTACGGTCAGGAGCAGAAAGAGGGCCGGACGACGCTGCTGCAGGTCTAGAGGCGAGCGATATCAGACGAGCACGTGCCCGTTTCCCGCAGGAGAGAGCAGGTCGACAAATTTCGCGTGGCCGAGGTGCTGGAATTCCCTCTCGTTCAGAACCAAGCCGTAGCAGGTCTCGCAatgcaccacctccacccccaCCAGTCAAGCCTCTGGAGAGTCTATGGTCAATTCCAGAGACCATGCCATTCACGGTATACGGCCCCGACTCGCCCAGTGAGGTTCTCGTATCCTATGATCCAGAAGGCCCCGACAGAATATTGGTTCTACCCATATCTCAATATCTTCTTATGATTAATGGGATTTTGGAGAAAGAATCGAGCTGGGAGATTCTCTCATATGTTCTTTGTCATCTTCCTGTTCAACTTGCAAATAAACATCTTTTCTGTGGACCGAAATCCCGCGCAGCAATTTCAAAAATGCTTTCAATCATTTGCACCGGGATTCTCAACGGCGATCTTGGCTCTTATATCGATCAATGGCCGACAGGCCTGAAGAGCCGCGACGCGCATGGGTTGGCGTACCAGACTTTATCAGTATTGGTCAGTTATAGAAGGTGTTTCGATCTACAGCAGCGGCATCTATTAGTTGAGGTGTTCCAAGCAGGCCTTAATGGACAACTGGCAACAATTAAATGCTGTTTACATGCCCTCTCACTCTCCGCATTTGAGCTTCAGCCATCCATGACGCGTTGTCTTTCGCGCATACTTGAGAAACTTTCTCAAATTATGTCCAACCCAAACATGGCCGTGCACATACTCGGATTTTTGTCAATCATAGGTTCTCTCCCTTCCTTGTACGCCAATTTCACAGAGATGGACTTCAAGATGGTGTTTGGTGTTGCCCTTCAGTATTTACAACATTACAATCGACTAAACTCTTCTCCAACCATGTCATGGGCTTTATCCCAGCACGTACGAGTATTGTCGTATTCCGCGGTTTACATCTGGTTTTTGGCTCTTAAACTTCCTGATCGGCCTCGACATATTCGTTACATCACTCGCCAACTTCTTCTTGCCAACGAGGGCAATATCGAGGTGGATGAGCCGACAGAAGTATGCTTCGATTGGCTTGCCCGTTACACGTACGCCAGCGCCGATCCCCGCCCTGCCAATTCGGTATTCAGTGACATCGTCCTCAACCCCTCGAAAACCACTTCTGAAATGGATGGAACCGAAAAGACGTGGTTGATGGGCAACTCATTGGTCACTATTCGGGCATTGCCGCGGTCAGGTTGGGTGGAAGTCCTGTCGCGTAGACCGTCTGGTTTCTCGCGGTTTGTATGTCGTGTTGAAAATATTCCTATGGTTGGGCCTGGAGACGTCGAACCAGATTTACTCTCTATACCCGCTGGGCTCATCATGGAGCGCGACCCGTCTCATATTATGTCCGAGGGCGATTCACCGGATACAGATGAACCGTCCAGG GAGCAAATACGTGTTGCTGCCCTATCTGAAACGGGTCAATCCACCGCAAATGTTGTACCtcagcctgaccccattaCGGGTTACGTTTGGAGTGGAACTGCACCTTCTCAGAGACGTAAACAAATCGGCATCGACCCTTCGTTCCTCATCCTACAGTTGTCGCCTTTCCCAGATGGCAAGACGGAACCATTCGCCAAGCGAGTTACTGATTCTACGGCGATCGCAAAGTTTGTCTCTACCCTTGACAGGATCCCGGTGATTGATACACATAAAGTTGGGATCATGTATGTTGCTCCGGGCCAGAGCGACGAGACGGAAATCCTTCGCAACATCCATGGTTCCCCGGCTTACACGCGTTTCCTGGAAGGCATCGGCAGGTTGATCGATTTACGTGGCCAAAAGGATGTCTACGCTGGAGGTCTGGATCCTGACGAGGACGGTGACTATGCTTACGCCTGGTGGGACGACATTGGCCAGATTCTCTATCACACTGCAACTATGATGCCTACTAATGAACACGATCCGAAGTGTAACAATAAAAAACGACACATCGGCAACGATTATGTCAGGATTGTTTGGAACGATTCTGCGTTGCCCTACCGTTTCGACACTCTAAAAACTCAATTCCAATTTGTCAACATTGTCATCGAACCCCACTCACTAGGATCCATTGCCGCCTTTGCAAAGGATAGCCATGAAATCGAATATTTTAAGGTCACCATGCAGCTGGCGCCTGGTATGACCGAATTTGCCCCCGTGGGCCACTTTAAACTCATCTCCGCAGACAATCTACCGCTGCTTGTCCGTCAACTTAGCCTACTGGCTGATTGGTTTGCGACAATATTCTCACAGACCCAGATGGACACCGTTCGCACTGAAACGAAAACCAATTGGCACGCCCGATTGGACGCCATTCGGCGCTTCAAAAACCagcaaccaccaccacaagaGGAGGAGACACTGGCTGACTCGGTGGATGGGGTCATGGGCCAAGAATCGTTACGCGATTTTACTACTTCATTCTAA
- a CDS encoding Flap endonuclease GEN-like protein 1 (Flap endonuclease GEN homolog 1) encodes MGVTGLWELLRPAAKTRSLTELAITEGFKANPDGKRGFRIGIDASIWFFHAEYGREGENPVLRTLFFRCATLMHTTFLPIFVFDGPKRPDVKRGKKINKTGHKLIPGMKNIIEAFGFEWRMAPGEAEAELAYLNRIGVIDAVLSDDVDNFLFGATTVIRNSSNTLSGNKANPALNLAGKDDKNHTRVFRSEDLKDHPEVRLTRGGMILIGLLAGGDYHTAGVPRCGKITAHGLAKCGFGDSLYDAAVNLDREDLDEFIVNWRRDLIQEIRTNSMGQIGKKQPSLASSFPADFPDIDILLSYVKPITSESMGRESNNLSITWSREPDLGKLAATCEMYFEWGYKEAIIKRFKTIMWHPIVLRILRRAVLDRHDNRPSEFPSTPRKSGTAIPCGTPSKMIAHKFSSMAINTERTYISGSESEDEEEEGRLIVKVHGKRKHTSTDGLLEYRLEIAPKQLVQLAESGVKGLRSPEGPDEWASEPEGDDDDEDGAAVPKKRGKGPTVHPHTHWRVWMPACMVQIVEPGLVKEFEDIENGKAQKKAEKEARKAAKLNAPPKSATVSKSPKKAKKKSAANSGGECDEDVIALPKKPTNHRKVVKKSTTSCGDQDGDDEAALSIPNVPTKAAKKNTSKPSVEDFEDIFSSPLSKKSQTDNTGKGKPPSLQFNLYDDIPLPSSDDEDELPTYLMAGKKPSLKGKEPAMDSSDDDEIEIVESKVKPHVDSTRRRISDKANTDRSLKSFFPVGKSTGAKNSKSAASFSGSSSRPSSSTSATTYSSNFTDPCKENIPSVATNSTIIDDVLIKSKDGKKSRGGNKKASADKASKTRRPFSVDTDDSSCGEYDTAAWGKGRAVDVPNRAPSSPSKRKSSKSWSSPSESDSQDRVKKSPRKQLAHTSPMPAPRPVSPSPGRVRPLVQPLWKISDEVIDICTDAESDHDLPSRIRPRTVQTTLKFPLAPKAKFKPSTESLKTTSLSWKGSRTTHQKVHTIISDVIDLT; translated from the exons ATGGGTGTTACTGGTCTCTGGGAG CTTCTTCGTCCGGCGGCCAAAACACGATCTTTGACAGAACTCGCTATTACAGAAGGCTTCAAAGCCAATCCAGATGGCAAACGCGGTTTTCGGATAGGCATCGACGCCAGCATCTGGTTTTTCCATGCCGAGTATGGGAGGGAGGGCGAGAACCCGGTGTTGCGCACACTGTTCTTTCGATGCGCGACACTCATGCACACGACGTTTCTACCTATCTTTGTCTTCGATGGACCGAAGCGGCCGGATGTGAAGAGGGGGAAAAAGATCAATAAGACGGGGCATAAGCTCATACCGGGCATGAAGAATATCATAGAAGCCTTTGGGTTTGAGTGGAGGATG GCCCCTGgagaagctgaagctgaacTTGCTTATTTGAATCGAATTGGGGTGATTGACGCTGTTCTCTCAGACGATGTGGACAACTTTTTGTTTGGTGCCACAACAGTGATTCGAAA TTCAAGCAACACGCTCTCTGGAAATAAGGCCAATCCAGCACTCAACTTGGCAGGGAAGGACGACAAAAACCATACGCGCGTTTTCCGAAGTGAAGACCTCAAAGATCATCCGGAAGTGAGGCTTACTCGTGGTGGTATGATTCTGATTGGACTTTTGGCGGGAGGAGACTATCATACCGCTGGTGTACCTCGCTGCGGGAAAATTACCGCCCATGGACTCGCCAAATGTGGATTTGGAGATTCTCTTTACGACGCAGCCGTTAATCTCGACCGCGAAGACCTCGACGAATTCATCGTGAATTGGCGTCGAGACCTTATTCAAGAGATCAGAACCAATTCTATGGGCCAAATTGGAAAGAAGCAACCCTCATTGGCGAGCTCTTTTCCTGCGGATTTTCCAGACATTGACATTTTGCTCTCCTATGTCAAACCTATCACATCGGAGAGTATGGGTAGGGAGAGTAATAACCTTTCAATAACGTGGTCGAGAGAGCCCGATCTCGGGAAACTCGCTGCGACGTGTGAGATGTATTTTGAGTGGGGGTACAAAGAAGCCATCATTAAACGGTTCAAGACTATCATGTGGCATCCTATCGTTTTGCGCATCCTACGTCGAGCGGTCCTCGATAGACATGACAATCGACCATCTGAATTCCCCAGTACCCCGCGTAAGAGCGGAACAGCGATTCCTTGCGGCacaccgtcgaagatgataGCGCACAAATTTTCCTCGATGGCGATTAACACCGAAAGGACTTATATATCTGGCTCGGAgtcagaagatgaagaggaggaaggcaGGCTCATTGTCAAAGTCCACGGCAAGCGAAAGCATACATCGACTGAtggactccttgaatatcgCCTGGAAATAGCACCCAAGCAGCTTGTTCAGCTCGCAGAGAGTGGTGTGAAAGGCCTGCGATCCCCAGAAGGACCGGATGAGTGGGCCTCTGAACCCGAGggagatgacgatgacgaagatgggGCTGCTGTGCCAAAGAAACGGGGGAAAGGTCCTACTGTTCATCCACATACGCATTGGCGGGTATGGATGCCAGCTTGCATGGTCCAGATAGTGGAACCTGGACTGGTAAAAGAGTTCGAAGATATTGAAAATGGGAAGGcacaaaagaaagccgagaAGGAGGCGAGAAAGGCCGCAAAGTTGAACGCACCGCCGAAATCAGCAACAGTGTCAAAATCACCTAAAAAGGCCAAGAAGAAATCTGCCGCGAACTCTGGAGGTGAATGTGATGAGGATGTTATTGCTTTGCCTAAAAAGCCGACCAACCATAGGAAGGTGGTGAAAAAATCTACTACGTCCTGTGGTGACCAAGACGGAGATGACGAAGCTGCACTTTCCATACCCAATGTTCCTACGAAGgctgcaaagaaaaatacgAGCAAACCATCAGTGGAAGATTTTGAAGATATCTTTTCATCCCCTTTGTCGAAGAAGTCTCAAACTGATAACACGGGCAAAGGCAAACCTCCGTCTCTGCAATTTAACTTGTACGACGACATACCCTTGCCATCAAgcgacgatgaggacgagcTTCCCACGTATCTAATGGCTGGAAAGAAACCGTCGCTCAAGGGCAAAGAGCCTGCCATGGACTCcagtgacgacgacgagataGAGATAGTCGAATCGAAGGTTAAGCCCCATGTCGACTCTACAAGAAGGAGGATTTCCGACAAAGCCAACACAGATAGGTCCCTGAAGTCATTTTTCCCTGTTGGGAAATCCACGGGCGCGAAGAATTCGAAGTCAGCAGCTAGTTTCTCAGGCAGTTCATCCAGaccttcatcatcaacgtcTGCCACCACATATTCTTCGAATTTCACAGATCCATGCAAAGAGAATATCCCATCAGTTGCTACAAACTCAACTATTATCGATGACGTCCTCATCAAATCTAAAGACGGCAAGAAATCCCGGGGTGGCAATAAAAAAGCCAGTGCTGACAAAGCATCCAAGACGAGAAGACCGTTTTCTGTAGACACTGACGATTCTTCCTGTGGCGAGTACGACACTGCCGCCTGGGGTAAAGGCCGAGCTGTGGACGTGCCTAATCGCGCTCCTTCATCACCTTCAAAGAGAAAGTCGTCTAAGAGCTGGAGCTCGCCGTCTGAATCAGATTCTCAAGATAGAGTAAAGAAATCTCCCCGAAAACAATTGGCACATACATCGCCAATGCCTGCCCCTCGCCCTGTGTCTCCGTCTCCTGGAAGGGTACGACCCCTAGTACAGCCTTTGTGGAAAATCAGCGACGAAGTTATCGATATTTGCACAGATGCAGAATCGGACCATGATCTACCCAGCCGAATCCGACCTCGAACTGTACAAACTACTCTCAAATTTCCACTTGCGCCAAAGGCAAAGTTCAAACCATCCACAGAATCACTGAAAACAACATCCTTATCTTGGAAAGGTTCTCGGACTACTCACCAGAAAGTACATACCATCATTTCCGATGTTATTGATCTCACTTGA